One window from the genome of Phocoena phocoena chromosome 15, mPhoPho1.1, whole genome shotgun sequence encodes:
- the PXMP4 gene encoding peroxisomal membrane protein 4 isoform X2 — MAAPPQLRALLLAINALLRKRRYHAALSMLKGFRNGAVYGAKVRAPHALVMTFLFRSGRSTCT; from the exons ATGGCCGCACCGCCGCAGCTGCGGGCTCTGCTCCTTGCGATCAACGCACTGTTGCGCAAGCGCCGCTACCACGCAGCGTTGTCCATGCTTAAGGGCTTCCGGAACGGGGCTGT CTATGGAGCCAAAGTCCGGGCCCCTCACGCACTGGTCATGACCTTTCTCTTCCGGAGTGGCAG